Genomic segment of Rattus norvegicus strain BN/NHsdMcwi chromosome 7, GRCr8, whole genome shotgun sequence:
tgtgtagtcctcgaactctgtagaccaggctggcctcaaactcagagaactgcctgcctctgcctcccacatgctgggattaaagatgtgtaaccatcaagcctttctttctttctctctttctctccttctctctttctttcttccttccttcctttcttttttgtttttgtttttttgtttttttcttttctttttttcggagctggggaccgaacccagggccttgagcttcctaggcaagcgctctaccgttgagctaaatccccaacccctcttttttgttttttaagaacttaaatttgttttattttctatgtatggtATCTTGCTTGCTTCTGTGTCTGAGTATCAGACCTCAGAGGAGTACATTGGACCCTTTGGAATTGAGTTACAGATTATTAGGAACTGCCACGTGGATTCCGGAGATTGAACCTGGCCTCTttagaacagccagtgttcttaaccgtcTTTTGCCCCCTTTTAAACTTTGTCACCGGTCTTAGTCTCCTTGCTATCACTACTTAAAAAGACCTgagtccacacctttaatcctcaaagaggcagaagcaggtggatctctgtgaggttgaggccTCATCTACAAAACAAATCCAGGCCAGCAAAGGCTACACAGtgcaacctgtctcaaaaataaatacataaataaatctttaaaacacgctgggtggtggtggtgcacacctttagtcccagcactcaggaggcagaggcaggtggatatccgAGTTTGGACCAGCTTGCTTGAGGACAAGCAgggatgcacagagaaaccttgtctcaaaacaaaaacacggggctggggatttagctcagtggtagagcgcttacctaggaagtgcaaggccctgggttcggtccccagctccggaaaaaaaaaaagaaccaaaaaaaaaaaaaaaaaaaaaaaaaaaccacacataaaaacaaggtaactaggggctggggatttagctcagtggtagagcgcttacctaggaagcgcaaggccctgggttcagtccccagctccgaaaaaaaaaagaaccaaaaaaaaaaaaaaaaaacaaaaaacaaaaaacaaaaaaaaccaaggtaACTTATAAGGAGTAAACCTGTAAGGTCTGGTGTGTAGGCCGAGCATCCCGAAGGTCCTGATTCCAGCCCAGCActgcagagaggaaaaggagatttaGTTGAGGGCTCTGGACATCGGTGGCACAAcatttaaacccagcactcagaaggcaaaggcagatgggTCTTtgtaaatttgaagccagcctcctctgccaaacaaaccacaaaaaaaaaaaaaaaaaaaaaaaaatcaaagaacccCCATGTGACTTAGACCAGAACTAAAGGGACATTAAAgggagttgggggctggagagatggctcaagagcactggctgccctgtCTCTTAGCAGTTCTTGGCTTTATCTCAGTTTTACCAACTCTCCCATGTTGGGGACACAGAATTGTAAACTCCTGTCCTGCAGTTGTCACTTCTGTCTTAACTTCTCCTGGAGTGGTTTGTTCTTGAGTTCAGAACTGTGGTATTGCACTGGACCTGTGTCTGTCTGATGGATTTTGCAATCTGAGTCATTTGCTTCTTTGATTTTAATACTGGTGAAGGTTGATATTCACATTTATCCATTCATCACGCTGGGTACTCAGCCCATTTGCAGAAGGTGCTCACGTCTGACGTCCCCTTTTCTCTGGTGGCTGTGCACAAGGCAGCTGACAGACTTCTGGAAATCCTCCTTCTCGTAACTGCAACACCTGCAGCCCTCCCTGTTTCCCTCTAGCAGCAAGTCCCACAGTGTTGATTTTTCCATCCCCTGCCAGTGCTTGGAGGTTCCTGAGGCTTGTGTGTTCCCACAGGGCAGTAGAGGCTGTTCAGTCCCACCCCGACACTCCTGTACACAGTTctccaggagtcatagatgtggcCCAGGAAGGCATGGCTAAGCCTTCCTAGATGAAAGGAGTTGCCACATGGCAGGGACCATGTCAGATGGTTAAAATGACGACATCCTGCCCTTTCTACTCCTCTGACAAGGAATGTCATAGTTCTCAATTACTCACTATTTCTTAGTGTTAAAGGTCCAAACAGTTTCTTTCTCTGGGAGGAgaggtggagcccagagtggTAGCACGAGTCTTTGATCCCAGCAAATCTCTGTGAatagaggccagtctggtctacatagtgagttccaggccatcaagggccacatagtgagatcctatctaaaaaagcaaaaagggaaggaaggagagaaaacttTGTCTCTATCATCCTGTGCTGTCCCTTAGGGTCTGGGGAGATGTGGGCAGAGACAGCTTTGGCCAAACTCTGCTCTGGAAGAATCCCAGGGAGTCCAGGGCTGGCTGACATCAGGGTGGCTCTCACCAGCCCAGATGAGCCCTGTGTGAAGACTGGGACTTCTCTGAGCAGCCGAATGAGTCCTTCCTATGACATACGGCCCACTGTGCTTTGTGCTTTTCTCCAGGTCTGGTGCTGAACAGGGACCAGAGGCTCTCTTGGGTAAGCATCACTGTCTTTTGGCTTCCTTTGgtctatggtctttttttttttaaagtagttttaaaattatatgtgtaACATACTATAGACACAAGATAcaatccctggggctggagagatggctcagtggttaagagcactgactgctcttctagaggtcctgagttcaaatcccagcaaccacattgtggctcacaaccatccgtcaTGGGATCCAatgtgtgtctaaagacagcaaaagtgtactcacatacattaaaaaaaaatacaatcccTATTTAAGCTGCCTGTAAGTAAACTGCTGGTTGGtattaaatatattgttttgtaTAACTGTCACCAACAGTTGTCAATCCTCATACCTTCCAGAACCTTTCATGTTGAAACACACCTCTAGGTTACTTCTCTGTAAGGCTCAATACTAACTACTCCACTGTGGTATCTTTAATGCCAGCACGTGGAGGCAGAAGCAACctgtgagttgaggccagcttggtccaccatttttctttaaacatcttttaacatttatttgtgtgtgtgtgtttgggaggtgGGGATAGGGAATCTTGTGTGGCAATCCaagaacaacttgtgggaatctCCCCTTCCACCACAGGTGTCACGGAGAGATCGGCCTCTGTCAGCAAGCTACCCACGGCACCACATTTCCTACATCCAATCCTCTGCTGATGGGCATCAGGGTTTCACGCTTTGGCAATTGAGAACGACGCAGCTGTAACATGAGGTGCAAGTGTCTGAGTCTTTGATGCTGGTGCTTGGCTATGCCAGAAGAGAATGCTGCAGCCCATGGTAACGTGTGACTGATCTTTTGAGAAATTGCTGAACTGTTGTTCACAGAGGCCGAACTAGTTTATGTCCCCACCAATGTTGCAGGAGGTGCTGACTTCAccctggtctatctgtctctctgtctgtctgtctctgtctctctctctcccccctctccctccccctctcccctctttctctccctctctctctctctctctctctctctctctctctctctctctcacacacacacacacacacacacacgtactgggaattgaacccaaggacttgcacatgctaggcaagtgttataccattgagctacatctccagattcctctctctctcccatttatGTCTTCTCATACATGTGGATATATATCGTGGACTCTCCCCCTCCAAATGTCTTCTTGTACACGTGTATAAACATGGACACAGACCCTTGTCTCAGGACTTCATGTTGCCCCGTACCCTTGCTAAAGGAAGTCCCTCACAGACATGAAGTGAAGAAAGCCAGGAGAGCAACATAGCTGTGGCACTAGAGATCAGAGAAGTTCTCCCCGGAGGACCCCATGAATCTGGGGCAATAGCAGGGCCCCCAACCTGGGTCTGGGTCCTACACCcctgtgtcctctgcaaaagGCTTCAGGGTTGGCCGTTCAGTTTGACCTTGCTGTCtgttttattacttaaaaaaaaaaaaagtgggccaGGAAATGAATTGGAAGAAGCTAAGAGAGGTTGAGGGGGAGAGGCAGCTGACAAAAGGGGACAGGCAAGTACCAGTGTGGCAAGGTACCAGTCTGGAGGAATAAGCTGCCTCAGAAACTCCAAAGAGCTTCACATCCGCAGGCATGAGTGGAGGTGATGGCCTTTAATCCTTGCCTTGGGACCAACTTAAAATGAAGTTTGAGGCCTGATCGTACCCTTGAGCCAGATAACCCCAgttcctgaggaaaaggagggggcTGGAGGACAAGGCCCACGCGCCAGCTTGCTCGATGCTGCCACCTCCTGTTCACTGTTGGCTGTGGCCGGGGTCAGAGCCTCCCCGCCTCAGCTGCACCCCACTCCATCCCCCACACCAGTGAAGCCACTGTGTAGCCTGCACTCTCTGGGAGGCAGCCCCCCCGAGCCTTGTCATACCTGAGATGTGAGGCCTCGTAGGTAGGTAATGTGGGACTCTGCTTTTGAGAACGTTCTCATGGTGATTTTAGTctgagcagcaggaggaggagtgtCTGTCATGTCTGTGTGAGCGCACAGGTAtgatgtacgtgtgcatgtgggggtcagaggacgaCCTTCGGCGGTGTTTCTCAGCTACCGTCCTCACACTTATTAATATTGTATTTTGAGATGGTCTGGAACTTTTCCAATGGGTTAAGCTGGCTGGCCATCAAACTCCAACTGTCTACCTATTCCTGCCTCTTGACAGCTGAGATTATGGGACTGTCACACACATGccctgttgtttttcttgttgttgttgggtttactttgtttttttttctttttgttctttttaaagattttattatatgtatgtataggagTACccagttgctgtcttcagacaccagaagagggcatcagatcccactacagatggttgtgagccattatgtgcttgctgggaattcaacttaggacctctggaagagcagtcagtgcttttaatcgctgagccatctctccagcccaggagtgAATTTTGAGACTGGGTATCAGATACTAGGACCCAGTGCTatctaccactgacctacatcCTCAGTCCACTATAACTACATCTTGTATTTTACTTACTACATAATTTCCCCTACAAAGTCTCCTGATTCTAGCATACACATCACACCTACAGTACCCGTCTGTAGCTGCATGGGACTGGAGGCCTCTATGTTGGCCACTACATGCTAAACAGCAAGGACAGAGCAGGCAGAGCTAGGTGGAGACACAGGTCTGGTGGACTCACTGCGATGTGGTCCAGAACATAGTGTGATGTGGAAGTGGTCTCAAAGGGACGGGCTCCACTTGGCGCAGAGCCCAGAGCTGGAAGCTGGACTGTGCTCTGGGAAGGGTCTGCAGGGGACTCCACAGCCCTGAAAGAGTCCTGAAGTAACCTCCATTGCTTCTCTGCCTCCACCAACAGCCACACCCACTGTAAGGGGTTCTGTGAGTGGACTCTGGCTGGGTGGCTATGATCCCAACAAGAGGGAAGAATGGCTCGGGGGTTGGGGTGGGCGGGACTTTGGTGGATGGAAAACAAGAGGCTTTGAGTAATGAATTGGTGGACATTGGCCTCCTGGGACCGGTGGCCCAGCTGGCCTAGTTACCCTGCCTGTGGGAGCTCACAGGGCTTCATGGCAAGAGTCACCCTGGTTTTGTCCCTGCAGCCACAGTACAGCTTTGACTTCATGGGCAAGGAGCTGACTATGCACTCTTTGAGGAGGCTGCAGGCCAGCGTGTTAATAATCAAGTGAGTCTAGACCCAGCACCCCTGACAGACCCAGACACCAGGAAGCTCTAGGGAGGAGCCTGGCACAGTGTCCAGTTCTCCCAGTGTGGCACCGCTGCTCAGTCAGCCTTTCCCGGAAACATCTTTATCAGCAGGTGCCTGGGAGTAGGGGACAGGGTAAGGATGGCACCATGACTCAGCTGGTCTCTGGGGACCCCTATCTTGTGGTGACCAATTCCGTGTCCTCATGCTGAGAGAGAGCAGGATGTGCTTTGTAGAACTGCACGGGCAATCCTGGGAGCCCGTTAATAAGGCCTACTCTCTTGGGAAGGACTGTCCTCTGCACCGCCTAAGGAGTGACGAGGAGGGGGCACACCCCTAGCCAGACTGGCCAAATTAACCGCAATGACCAGTGGGTCACGGCAGGACTGTCTACACATCCAGGAACTCTTCCTGGGCTGGCAGCATAGGTGGTCTAACTAGTTCTTTCCACGGTGCTTGGCACCGCAGCCGCAGCCAGGAAATCTGGGCAGAATCTGATGCTCACCAGTGGCTGTGCTAGGATGCTCAGTGCTTTTCTTAGAACTTTCAACTCATTGTGAAGTCTGAGGACATGTTAATGCTTTCATACATCAAAGCATTTGCTGAAATTTCTGAACTCAAAACCATGGAACTGGCTGGGCAtgatggctcacatctgtaactcAGGACTGGGGCGAGCATGGCAAGGCTGGGCAAATCTGGGTAGGCTGTAGATAGCGTCCTttaacgggggtggggtggggtttcgGGGTGGTTGTACAAATTCATTCCATCTCAATAggctttgttttaaatgaaagCCTGGCCTTGAGATCCCAGCCCAGCAGAACCCGGCCCTTCCATAGCACTGCGAGCCACCTTCAGCAGCCATTCAGTTTGGGCTAGCCTGCTACCAGCGCTAAGAGAAAGCTGGTACCGGATGACTAGGCTCAAAAGGGTACAGCTGAAGGAAATCTAGGGGGCGGCCTAGGCTTGGCCTCTTCAGGGCCTGAGACCCAGGCAAGGCAGAGGGGCTATCAAGACACAGAGCTAGGGGGCATCCCAACTTCTCGCTGCCCAGAGCACTGGACGGGTACTACGACGTGAGACGGGAGAACGATTTGAATAAGGCGTCCTTCCTCCTCATGCTGGACATTCTACGATCCACCCTAAAGGAGGTAAGCTGTGTGGCCAGGAAGCTGATGGGTTGGGGATGTATCTGCTCTGAACCCCACTTCATACAGCCCCTCAATTCCTTTGGATCTCCTGGGTTGGCACATTCCAGATCCAAGTAGCCGGCAGGTCGTATCCCTCTGTGGCTAGTCCCCAGACACATGGAACATGGAGTCACATCTGGAGAGACAGCTTTTGGTGGCAGGATTCTGTTTATTGTCTCCACCTAACCCTGGGCCTGGCTTAATTCTGAGGTGCACCTCCTCTACTGCTCCCGGGACGTGCACTGACAAGTGTTATGGCTACAGAGTAGGGGAGGCCTGTGTGGGTCCTGGCCCTTCGTGGTCTTTACCACTTAGAACCTAGAATCTAGGCCCAGATCTCTACACAGTTTGATGCTATCACaaagtgggggtgggagagggctCTCCTATTGGGCAAGCTCCTGCAGTAGCCTTTCTTTGAGGGCAGTGACCCCGACTATCGCTGCCCTGGTTTAATATATACAGTAGCTTCATAGCTCAGATGCCTATGTCCCTTTGACAGCCTCTGAGTCCCCAGGGTACTATGACTAGACAAGGGCCAGTCAGAGGTTGCCTCTGACACACCTGGGGGCAGTGGGGCAGTGTCTCACCACCTGTTCCCTTTCTCCAGCGGTTCCAGTTTGTGGAAATCCCAGGCAATCACTACATCCACATGAACAAGCCCCAGATCGTGGCTGACATCATCCGCTCCTTCCTACAGGGCCCACCGAGGACAACCCCTTCCAGGCTGTAGCTCTGGAATCTTGTTCACACTTCCCAGCTGCCTCCACATCATAAGCGCTCTCATCCCACAAAATCGGTGGGGGTGGGCATGAGTCTCATGGGGCTTGAAGACCAGGAGAGGCAGCAGAGAATTCTACAGCAGAGCTAGGGGTAGGGGAAGGATGCCGGTCTTATCTGTGATTTTGAGAAGGGGACTGGGGTGTTGGGTAAGCTTGGTGAGCTGGTGTTAAGGAAGCAGGGCTGAGGGCTGGTCCTCTGGGCTCAGAGGCTTCTGGAGCCCCTTACCAGCTGTGTGGAAATAAAATCATCTCCCACCTTCACCGTGTTCCAAGTGGCTGATGCCAGCAGGGGCTTCATGGAGGGCAAGCATGGTCCCGGGAGTGTTTTACAGGCAGGAGAGGGCAGAGGCAGCTCTGTGAAGGGCAAATCCTCCTCCGAGCAGCCCTGCCCTTCACCTCTAGCCTGTGTGGGTGCAGAGATAGGACTGTGGGAAACAGCTACTCCCTGGTCTGGTATCTTCTTCCCAGAACATGGTCCCTGGGGGACCAGGCCTGCTGGTCTTTCTGTTCGTGAAGCCTGCTCTCCAGTGGCCATGGCCAGAACAGCTCAGTAGGGCCGGAATTTGCGCTGGGCACGCATCAGTTCAATCCTCTGCTTGTCTTCCTCGAACTTCTTTCGCAGCTGTGCTAAATCTGGGGGTGAGGGACACAAGGTAGATCGCACAAGTATGCAGGAGCTGCAGGCTGTCCCACTCAGGGCTCCCTTCTAGGTCCCCTATTCCTGCTGTGCCCTGGGTCAAAGTCAGGATCTTGCAAGGAAACAGAACTGGGCATTTACAGCCCTCTAGAGGACTGAGGTGGGAGCTGAGAGGCCCAGAGAACAGGCAGGCTCAGGGGAGCTTTCCCTAGatgtgtggccttggagtaggggGCTCCAGAATTCAGCGAATTAACCGAGTGACTCAGGTCAGAGAGGCAGCATCTAGAACTCTAAGGAGGGAGGACGGACAGAGGCTGCTCAGGTGACGTGCAGCTTGGGGTCTAGAACAGGGATGtgtgggagaggcagggaggcaagtGTCAGTGCCAACAAAGGCTGGGGTCTTAAGGAGTCCACTCCATGCTCAGGAGAGTGTTGGACCAACAGGGAAAATGTCCTAGGAGCAGGATGCTCACCGGCAGCACCGAGACTTCTCCCTGGTGGAACACACAAGTGCCCCCACCCCTCAGGCCCTCAGCACTCCACAGTCTGATGGCGTCTGGCCAGGGCTGGCAGATTCCTGCCAAGGCACTCTGGGGATCTGGAGCTGAAGCCCATAGCCCAGTGCTGTCCCTGGGCAAATGCCATCTCTGGGGACATAAGGACATGGAGGATGTGACTGCGGACACCCAGCTCCCGCCCGGATGTGTGTGTGCCCTCGGGGGTGTCTTACGCTCCATCTTGGTCTCGCGGTGCTGCCAGGCGTAGAAGCTGAGCAGCTCCTTTCGGGCGCGCTTCCGTCTCTCCTTCTCGAGAACTCGCAGGCTGGCTGCTTCTGTCCGAGGGAGCACAGGCCTGCGGCCCCGGCGGGTGACCTTCACCCAGCCCTCCTCATCAGggaccccctcctcctccttggccTTAGTCTCCTCCTGTATGGAAGAAGCTGTTGACAGGCAGGGCTCTGCAGCAGGAGGATGTCCCTGACTGGCTAGAGGCCCACTGCCTCCTCCCTTGGGTACACAGTGTCTGCTGGCCAGAACAGCCCCCACAGTAAGGGTTGGAGAACAGACATCAAGGATGCTTCTttcggggctggagggatggctcagcggttaagagcactgactgctcttccagaggtcctgagttcaaatcccagcaaccacatggtggctcacagccatctgtaatgggatctgatgccttcttttggtgtgtctgagacagctacaAGATatgtaataaatctttaaaaacaaataaataataaaaggatgCTTCTTTCACCTGTAGACCTTCACCTACAGATTGCTGGGAACCCACACCACCCAGCCAGGTAGCTCAGCTTTCAGCAAGCAAACCCAGAAGCTTGCACTCCTCGTGGCAAAGGGTaggccgccgccaccaccaccacaggaaCGGTTTCCTCACAGGCACGGTGCTACAATACAAAGCATGGTCCTGTGGCTACACAAGTGATACCCAGGAGCCCTGCTGAAGCCCTACCTCAGCTATCTTCTTGTCATAGGCCTCCATGAATGTGTCTACTTCGAGCCTCAGGGCCTCAGGGTCCAGCACGGAATCTTCATAGTCACTGATCCActctgagggggagggggacagggtaTAATGTAGGCTGTGCTGGAAAAGCATCATGTGCTGTTTAAGCCTGCTGAAAGTGGACCAGAGAGCTCAGCTGACACAAGCCCTTGTTGCagttgcaaaggacccaggtttagttctaAGCTTCagcatggcggctcacaaccatctacagctCCAGTCACATGAGACTTCCTTAGACAGCAGACATACATGTGTtgctcatacatgcatgcaggcaaagcactcatacacataaaataaactctttgaagaaaaaaaaaagcaaactcaaGAGTGACACACACCCCCAACCCTTGTCTTCTCCAAACCCCTCCTGTGCCAAACCAGCCTGGCTT
This window contains:
- the Rrp7a gene encoding ribosomal RNA-processing protein 7 homolog A isoform X1 encodes the protein MVSRRKKQKAGGHEGSVPSPPGYSAVPVKFSEKQQASHYLYMRQHRVRQGTQSTWPANRTLFILNVPPYCTQESLSRCLSSCGTIKTVELQEKPDLAESPKEPKSQFFHPKPVPGFQVAYVVFQKPGGVSAALNLKGPLLVSTESHPVKNGIHKWISDYEDSVLDPEALRLEVDTFMEAYDKKIAEEETKAKEEEGVPDEEGWVKVTRRGRRPVLPRTEAASLRVLEKERRKRARKELLSFYAWQHRETKMERKTPPRAHTHPGGSWVSAVTSSMSLCPQRWHLPRDSTGLWASAPDPQSALAGICQPWPDAIRLWSAEGLRGGGTCVFHQGEVSVLPVSILLLGHFPCWSNTLLSMEWTP